In a genomic window of Methanophagales archaeon:
- a CDS encoding CBS domain-containing protein has translation MAMEMLEVRDIMTPKVITEDEDTPVTQISRDMELSGVGSVVITRDGKPVGIITDRDIALKVTMKNMIPGEVRAKEIMSSPLITVEPDTPVEKACEILAEKGIRRLLVLDGEELVGIVSVRNILTRNPACVTKFYYPG, from the coding sequence ATGGCAATGGAGATGCTGGAAGTTAGAGATATAATGACACCGAAGGTGATAACAGAAGATGAGGATACGCCTGTGACTCAGATATCGAGGGATATGGAATTGTCGGGTGTGGGGAGTGTGGTAATAACAAGGGATGGCAAGCCTGTAGGTATAATTACAGACCGTGACATAGCATTAAAGGTCACGATGAAGAACATGATACCGGGTGAGGTGAGAGCAAAAGAGATAATGTCCTCGCCTTTGATTACCGTTGAGCCTGATACACCGGTGGAGAAGGCGTGTGAGATACTGGCTGAGAAGGGTATAAGAAGGCTGCTTGTGCTTGACGGTGAGGAGCTCGTTGGTATTGTTTCTGTTAGAAATATACTAACGAGAAATCCTGCATGTGTTACAAAGTTCTATTACCCCGGGTGA
- a CDS encoding CBS domain-containing protein, translated as MKVRDIMSTPIITEDEDTPVIDIARDMKELGIGSVVITSEDNPAGIGIITERDIALKVLLKDRRASEVKAKEIMSSPLITIEPDIPLEKACELIAEKRIKRLPVIENGILIGIISVRNILSQIPECVRRFYPEVRVLASGWTLDRLERALSEAEKFLMVNDADSYKERIKEVYEELRELIGFYRDDKELREVYGRFEGLYNRMEEPSGEQRKRLETVLRKLRHITYWRKRQSISSFASGVFWFHDYRHGVGKRLRLPFKRTRP; from the coding sequence ATGAAAGTCCGAGACATAATGAGCACGCCTATAATAACAGAAGATGAGGATACTCCCGTGATAGATATAGCGAGGGATATGAAAGAGCTGGGTATAGGCAGTGTGGTGATCACCTCAGAAGACAATCCAGCGGGCATTGGCATTATTACAGAGCGGGATATTGCATTAAAGGTTCTGCTAAAAGACAGAAGAGCGAGCGAGGTAAAAGCAAAGGAGATCATGTCCTCACCTCTGATAACTATTGAGCCTGATATACCTCTGGAGAAGGCATGTGAGCTCATTGCAGAGAAGCGGATAAAGAGGCTGCCGGTGATTGAAAACGGCATACTTATCGGGATTATCAGCGTTAGGAACATATTATCACAGATACCCGAGTGTGTCCGGAGGTTCTATCCTGAAGTGCGGGTGTTAGCAAGTGGATGGACACTTGACAGACTTGAGCGAGCTTTAAGTGAGGCTGAGAAGTTTTTAATGGTGAACGATGCAGACAGCTACAAGGAGCGGATAAAAGAGGTATATGAAGAACTGAGGGAACTTATAGGCTTTTACAGAGATGACAAAGAGCTGAGGGAAGTATATGGTAGATTTGAGGGACTTTATAATCGCATGGAAGAGCCTTCGGGGGAGCAGAGGAAGAGGTTGGAGACGGTGCTGAGAAAATTGAGGCATATAACGTACTGGAGGAAGCGACAGTCAATTTCCAGTTTCGCTTCCGGTGTATTCTGGTTCCACGATTATCGGCATGGTGTGGGTAAGAGGCTTCGTTTACCATTTAAAAGAACTCGTCCCTGA
- a CDS encoding DUF2111 domain-containing protein, with protein sequence MGKDIIINEDSSAEELAPIAKAVNDLLVIPVTARSKNRQGVRVEKGEVVDFDYTGPVLERVLKENRVIRTTPLTGRYARIPVIVAPIRNEEGEAIAALGVVDIVGTVDLGAVFADFPRVLEQIRAHPEAKKPKV encoded by the coding sequence ATGGGAAAGGATATCATAATAAATGAGGACTCGAGTGCAGAAGAACTCGCACCGATAGCAAAAGCAGTGAACGATTTGCTTGTGATACCAGTGACCGCGCGAAGCAAGAACAGGCAAGGTGTGAGAGTAGAGAAGGGTGAAGTGGTTGACTTTGATTACACCGGTCCGGTGCTGGAGAGGGTATTGAAGGAGAACAGGGTGATTCGAACAACACCGCTAACAGGCAGATATGCTCGTATACCTGTTATTGTTGCCCCTATCAGGAATGAAGAGGGAGAGGCAATAGCAGCGCTTGGCGTCGTTGATATTGTAGGAACAGTGGATTTAGGAGCTGTATTTGCCGACTTCCCCCGTGTTCTCGAACAAATCAGGGCGCATCCCGAGGCAAAGAAACCTAAGGTTTAA